The following DNA comes from Agromyces mangrovi.
CGTATGCGTTCGTGAGCGCTAACATCTGATTCCGTTAGCGCTCACGAACCCGCTCGCGCCGCACGACCCACGTCGAAGGAGACCGCATGGCCCCGCCCGCGCCCCAGTACCCCGAGTTCGGGCCGGAGGTCGAGGCGTCCATCGCCGCGGTGCGGGAGGACGTCGCCCGCCTGCACGGCGAACTCACCCGCTACGGGCTCGTGATCTGGACCGGCGGCAACGTGTCGGGCCGCGTGCCAGGCGCCGACCTGTTCGTGATCAAGCCGTCGGGCGTCTCGTACGACGACCTCGCTCCCGACAACATGATCCTCTGCGACCTCGACGGCAACGTGGTGCCCGGCAGCGCCGGGTCGGAGCGCAACCCCTCGAGCGACACCGCGGCGCACGCCTACGTGTACCGGCACATGCCCGAGGTCGGCGGCGTCGTGCACACGCACTCGACGTTCGCGGTCGCGTGGGCGGCGCGCGGCGAGGAGATCCCGTGCGTGATCACGGGCATGGCCGACGAGTTCGGCGGGCCGATCCCGGTGGGGCCGTTCGCGATCATCGGCGACGACTCGATCGGCCGCGGCATCGTCGAGACGCTCACCGGTCACCGCTCGCGCGCCGTGCTCATGCAGAACCACGGGCCGTTCACGATCGGCGTGAACGCGAAGGACGCGGTGAAGGCGGCCGTGATGGTCGAGGATGCCGCGCGCAGCGTGCACTACGCCCGCGAGGCGGGGCCGCTCATCCCCATTCCGCAGGAGCAGATCGACGCGCTCTACGCGCGCTACCAGAACGTGTACGGCCAGGGCGGGGACGCACGGCGATGAGCGCGGCGGAGATGAATCCCCAGCTGGCTTCGCAGATCGCGGAGGGGCGCACCGCGCTCGGCATCGAGTTCGGATCGACGCGCATCAAGGCGTGCCTCATCGGCGACGACCCGACCGACGTGCTCGCCGTCGGCAGCCACGAGTGGGAGAACGCGTTCGTCGACCGCACCTGGACCTACGCGCTCGACGACGTCTTGGCCGGGGTGCAGGCCGCGTACGCCGACCTCGTCGCCGACGCGGAGCGCCGCCACGGGGCCGCGCCGACCACGTTCGGGGCCATCGGCGTCTCGGCGATGATGCACGGCTACCTCGCCTTCGATGCGTCGGGCGAGCAGCTCGTGCCGTTCCGCACCTGGCGCAACACCTCGACCGGCCCGGCCGCGGCCGAGCTCAGCGAGCGCTTCGGCCTCAACATCCCGCTGCGCTGGTCGATCGCGCACCTGCACCAGGCCGTGCTCGACGACGAGCCGCACGTGCCCGACCTCGCGTCGATCACGACGCTCGCAGGGTACGTGCACCGGCGGCTGACCGGCCGCGACGTGCTCGGGGTGGGGGACGCCTCGGGCATGTTCCCGATCGATTCCTCGACGGGCACGTACGACGCGGCGCTCGTCGCGTCGTACGACGAGCTCGTCGCCGAGCGCGCGCCCGGGCTGCGGGTCGCCGAACTGCTGCCGACCGTGCTGCCCGCCGGTGCGGACGCCGGATCGCTCACGCCCGAGGGTGCCGCGCTGCTCGACCCGACCGGTGCGCTGCGGCCGGGCATCCCGCTCTGCCCGCCCGAGGGCGACGCCGGCACCGGCATGGTCGCGACGAACTCGGTCGCGCCGCGCACCGGCAACGTCAGCGCCGGCACGAGCATCTTCGCGATGGTCGTGCTCGAGGGCGCGCTCGCCTCGGCGCACGAGGAGCTCGACCTCGTCACCACGCCCGCGGGCGACCCGGTCGCCATGGTGCACTGCAACAACGGGGCCAGCGAGCTCGCGGCCTGGGTCGGCGTGTTCGAGCGGTTCGCCGAGGCGGCCGGGCAGCCGGTGTCGACGGATGCCGCGTTCCAGGCGCTCTTCCGCGAGGCGCTCTCGGGGGCGGCGGATGCCGGGGGCGTGCTCGCCTACAACCAGCTCGCGGGCGAGCCGATCGCGGGGCTCGCCGAGGGCCGCCCGATGGTCGTGCGCACGCCCGACAGCGACCTCACGCTCGGCAACCTCATGCGCGCCCAGCTCTACGGCGTGTACGGCACGCTCGCGCTGGGCATGCGCGTGCTCGCGGCCGAGGGCGTCGCCATCGACCGCATGTTCGGCCACGGCGGCATCTTCCGCACGGCCGGGGTCGCGCAGCGCTTCCTCGCCGGGGCGCTCGACGCGCCCGTCGCGGTCGGCGAGACCGCGGCCGAGGGCGGTGCGTGGGGCATCGCGGTGCTCGCGCGGTACCTCGTGGAGGCGTCGGCCACCGGGGCATCGGCTACGGGGGCATCCGACTCCGGGGCATCCGGTCCAGGGGCATCCGCCCTCGACCTCGCCGCCTGGCTCGACGAGCGCGTCTTCGCGGACGCCGACGTCGAGACCGTCGCACCCGACCCGGCCGACGTCGCCGGGTTCGCCGCCTACCTCGACCGCTACCGCGCGGGCCTCGCTGCCGAGGCCGCCGCAGTGGAGGCGCTCTGACCCGGGGCGGGTGCGCCGCGGCATCCGCAAGCCCCGTCGCATCCGCCCCGCCCTTCTCTCCCTCGACCCGCACCACCTGACCCGCACCACCCGCACCACCGCCCGCAAGGAGACACCATGACCCGCACCCCGCTCACCACCTCGCTCGACGCGTACGAGGTGTGGTTCGTCACCGGCAGCCAGCACCTCTACGGGCCCGAGACGCTCGAGCAGGTCGCCCAGCAGTCGCGGCAGGTCGCCGAGACGCTGGGGGAGGCATCCGACGTGCCCGTTCGCGTGGTCTGGCTGCCCGTGCTCACCGACGCCGACGCGATCAAGCGGGTTGCGCTCGAGGCGAACGCCGCGCCGAACGTCATCGGCGTCGTCGCCTGGATGCACACGTTCAGCCCCGCGAAGATGTGGATCGCCGGGCTCGACGCGCTGCAGAAGCCGCTCGCGCACCTGCACACGCAGGCGAACGTCGAGCTGCCGTGGAGCGAGATCGACTTCGACTTCATGAACCTGAACCAGGCGGCGCACGGCGACCGCGAGTTCGGGTACATCCAGACGCGGCTCGGCGTGCCGCGCACGACGATCGTCGGGCACGCGAGCGACCCGCGCGTGCAGCAGCGGTTCGCGACCTGGCAGCGGGCGGCGGCCGGGCTGGCCGCGTCGCGGTCGCTCAAGCTCGCCCGCTTCGGCGACAACATGCGCTACGTCGCCGTCACCGAGGGCGACAAGACCGAGGCCGAGCTGCGGCTCGGCGTGCAGGTGAACACGTGGGGCGTGAACGAGCTGGCGGATGCCGTCGCGGCCGCGTCGTCCGCCGAGGTCGACCTGCTCGTGGCCGAGTACGAGGACCTCTACGACGTGGTGCCCGAGCTGCGGGCAGGCGGCGAGCGCCACCAGTCGCTGCGCGACGGCGCGGCCATCGAGCTCGGGCTGCGCGCATTCCTCGAGGAGGGCGGGTTCGGCGCGTTCACGACGTCGTTCGAGGACCTGGGTGCGCTGAAGCAGCTGCCCGGCCTCGCGGTGCAGCGACTGATGGCCGAGGGGTACGGGTTCGGCGCCGAGGGCGACTGGAAGACCGCGATCCTCGTGCGGGTCGCGAACGTCATGGGTGCGGGCCTGCCCGGCGGCGCCTCGCTCATGGAGGACTACACGTACGACTTGACGCCCGGCCGCGAGCTGATCCTCGGCGCGCACATGCTCGAGGTGTCGCCGTCGCTCACGACCGCCCGGCCGTCGCTCGAGATCCACCCGCTCGGCATCGGCGGCAAGGACGACCCGGTGCGCCTGGTGTTCACGGCCGACCCCGGCCCCGCCGTCGTGGTCGCGATGAGCGACCTGCGCGATCGGTTCCGCCTCACCGCGAACGTGGTCGAGAACGTCGCCTTGCCGTCGCCGCTGCCGAAGCTGCCCGTCGGCCGCGCCGTCTGGAAGCCCGCGCCCGACTTCGCGACGAGCGCCGCCGCGTGGCTCGCCGCCGGCGCCGCGCACCACACCGTCATGTCGACCGCCGTGGGCGTCGACGTGTTCCGCGACTTCGCGACCATGGCCGGCGTCGAGCTGCTCGTGATCGAGGA
Coding sequences within:
- a CDS encoding L-ribulose-5-phosphate 4-epimerase, with the protein product MAPPAPQYPEFGPEVEASIAAVREDVARLHGELTRYGLVIWTGGNVSGRVPGADLFVIKPSGVSYDDLAPDNMILCDLDGNVVPGSAGSERNPSSDTAAHAYVYRHMPEVGGVVHTHSTFAVAWAARGEEIPCVITGMADEFGGPIPVGPFAIIGDDSIGRGIVETLTGHRSRAVLMQNHGPFTIGVNAKDAVKAAVMVEDAARSVHYAREAGPLIPIPQEQIDALYARYQNVYGQGGDARR
- a CDS encoding xylulokinase — translated: MNPQLASQIAEGRTALGIEFGSTRIKACLIGDDPTDVLAVGSHEWENAFVDRTWTYALDDVLAGVQAAYADLVADAERRHGAAPTTFGAIGVSAMMHGYLAFDASGEQLVPFRTWRNTSTGPAAAELSERFGLNIPLRWSIAHLHQAVLDDEPHVPDLASITTLAGYVHRRLTGRDVLGVGDASGMFPIDSSTGTYDAALVASYDELVAERAPGLRVAELLPTVLPAGADAGSLTPEGAALLDPTGALRPGIPLCPPEGDAGTGMVATNSVAPRTGNVSAGTSIFAMVVLEGALASAHEELDLVTTPAGDPVAMVHCNNGASELAAWVGVFERFAEAAGQPVSTDAAFQALFREALSGAADAGGVLAYNQLAGEPIAGLAEGRPMVVRTPDSDLTLGNLMRAQLYGVYGTLALGMRVLAAEGVAIDRMFGHGGIFRTAGVAQRFLAGALDAPVAVGETAAEGGAWGIAVLARYLVEASATGASATGASDSGASGPGASALDLAAWLDERVFADADVETVAPDPADVAGFAAYLDRYRAGLAAEAAAVEAL
- the araA gene encoding L-arabinose isomerase: MTRTPLTTSLDAYEVWFVTGSQHLYGPETLEQVAQQSRQVAETLGEASDVPVRVVWLPVLTDADAIKRVALEANAAPNVIGVVAWMHTFSPAKMWIAGLDALQKPLAHLHTQANVELPWSEIDFDFMNLNQAAHGDREFGYIQTRLGVPRTTIVGHASDPRVQQRFATWQRAAAGLAASRSLKLARFGDNMRYVAVTEGDKTEAELRLGVQVNTWGVNELADAVAAASSAEVDLLVAEYEDLYDVVPELRAGGERHQSLRDGAAIELGLRAFLEEGGFGAFTTSFEDLGALKQLPGLAVQRLMAEGYGFGAEGDWKTAILVRVANVMGAGLPGGASLMEDYTYDLTPGRELILGAHMLEVSPSLTTARPSLEIHPLGIGGKDDPVRLVFTADPGPAVVVAMSDLRDRFRLTANVVENVALPSPLPKLPVGRAVWKPAPDFATSAAAWLAAGAAHHTVMSTAVGVDVFRDFATMAGVELLVIEEGTTQRGFEQEVRWNQAYYRLAQGL